In Umboniibacter marinipuniceus, the sequence CTACCCTTTGGTGCCCGGACTTTCCTCTACCTATAAATAGATAGCGATTGCCTAGCCGACTCCCAAGCGCGCACCTTACTTAACTAGCTATTCTTGGTCAAGCTCCATTGGTAGATATCCTTAGCGTTTACACCATGGATCTGTGCCGCTATTTTGGCGGCCTTCTTAGGCGGCAACTCCTCATTCAAGAGCGCGAAGGTTTCCTTCACCTTATCATCAAAGAGTTTGACCGCCTGCTCACCAGCGACCATGACCACAAACTCGCCGCGTCGTTGGTTGGCATCCGCTGCGGTGAAATCAACAAGCTCCGCCAGCGTACCTCGAGTAATCGTTTCAAAGGTCTTGGTAAGCTCGCGCCCGAGAACCACCTCCCGTTGCTCACCAAACTCCATTTTCATATCCGCTAAGAGCGCCTCGATACGATGAGGCGCCTCGTAAAAGACAAGAGTACGCTCCTCACCAGCAAGTGAAGCAAGGCGCTTCTGCCTTTGAAGTGGCTTAGCTGGCAAGAATCCCTCAAAACAGAATCGATCCGACGGAAGCCCCGCTGCACTTAGTCCGGCGATTAACGCACAAGCTCCTGGAATGGGAGATACCGTCACGCCATACTCAGGCGCTAAGCTAACCAGGCGATATCCTGGATCGGAAATGAGCGGCGTTCCTGCATCACTTACGAGCGCGCAATTTTCACCGTTAACTATTCGTTCGAGTAATTTACGAGCCGACTCTTCTGAGGAATAATCGTGAAAGCTGATTACAGACGTCTCGATTTCGAACTGAGATAGGAGCCTACGTGTGTGACGAGTGTCTTCCGCCGCTATAAACTCGACCTGCTTCAAGGTGTCAATTGCTCGTAACGTGATATCATTTAGATTGCCGATCGGTGTCGCTACGATATAAAGTGTCGGTTTTAAAGCTTGTGTCAAAATGTGTTCCGCCCCATACAGTAAGGTCAATTATAGATTATGTACTCGTCAGTTATCAGAAGCACTGCAATTGTATTATTCATCGGTATTATCGTTGGCTGCACACCAACAAGCAATCCTGTCGTACCAAGCGTTAATGAAGACACGGCCGTGTACGATTTGCCCGCAGCGCTCACTCACCTAGCTGAACTAACAACAAGTGAACAAATAGAAGAATCGCTGAAACTTACACCTTATATCACAGCCGATAATAGCCAAGTCTTCACACCGTACCTTGAGCAATGGGACAACACATTTCTCAACAACGCAGATCAGACGCGCGTAGCACTAATTCGAGCGGTCATTGCAAATGCTGAAGGTCGCCACGCCGAGGCTGCGGCGCTCTTTAACCTAGCTTCCGATAGACCATCGGTCCAACTTCCCAACGTCGTCGCAATTGACCAGGGCCAACGCGCCGCCGAGAGCTTTGAGCTAGTAGGCCAATACTACAACGCCGCACACGCCGTATTTGATCAGTGTAGTCTAATGATTTCAGACGCCTGCGACCAACGGATTATTCAGCTGCTCATTGAGGAAGAAGTTCAAATTATCGAGGAGGCTAGTTCCTCAGACCCTAGCTGGCGAAGCTGGATAACGCTTACTCTGTTACTTTCTGACTCGCGCACATCTATCGACAAGCAAGGTGAGGCGCTAACGACTTTCATCGATGCTAATCCAAGCCTGTTTTTCAATGACACACCAGAGCTCATCACTCAACTCATTGAACTTTCATTACTTCCACCGCCGAGAACAGCGGTAATGTTGCCACTTAGTGGGCCGCTCGCTGCTTACGGGAGCGCGATTCAAAACGGGATAATACTGTCGCACTACAACATGAGCGTGGCTGGCGGTCGAGTTGCCACGATTGATTTTTACGACAGCAATACCGATGATTTCATGGCGACCTACCTTGATTTAGCCAGCCGATACGACTTAATCATTGGACCGCTACTAAAGGAAAAAGTAGCGCAGATCGCATCGTTAGCGGAAGTCAATACACCCACGCTGTTACTCAATAGCTACGATACCGTTAGTGATAACGAGCAGTTATTTTCGTTTAGCTTAAACTCTGCCGAGGAAGGCGCCGAAGTCGCGAGAATGATCTACAACAATGGCTATCGGCAGCCACTAGTCCTACTTCCCGTTGGAAGCAGTAATGACGAGATGCAACAATCCTTCGAAGCCACCTGGCAGGATCAACTATTGGCTAGCGGTGATACTTCATCACTGGATATCGCGACCACTCGCTTAACCGTAGGAAGCCAGTTCGCAAACGAAATCGCCGGCGCTCTGCATATTGGAAAATCAAGGGAGCGCGCTCGAGCCATCTCTAACGCACTTCAACTTCCTGTAGAGGCGGAAGATAGACGCCGCCAAGATATTGACAGCATCTTTATAAGTGGGTCTCCAATTGAGGCGAGGCAAATAAAGCCTCAAATTGACTTCAATCACGGTAATGACCTAGAGGTCTTCGCCACCAGCAGAGTCTATTCGGGCGAGGTTAATCAAACCCGGAACCGAGACCTAAACGGAGTCTACGTCTCAGTTGCTCCTTGGTCAGTATTCCATGAAGATGAAAGCAACAGGCTGATCTTTTCCTCCGCCGAAGGACAGCCGGCACTTCAAGCTCTTATGGCGCTTGGTGCAGACAGTATGATTATTGGCACTCGACTCAACTACCTCCATTTGGTTCCTGGAACACGCCTCTCGGGCTACACCGGCAAACTTAGCGTGAGCTCGGATCGTTCGATATCCAGGCGCTTGAGCTGGGGTGTCTATAGCAACGGCAATCTAATTCCCATAGCTGATGGCGAAAAATAGCGTTGCTCTTGGTGCTGCCTACGAAGCATTAGTAGTCAGATATCTCATTGCCAATGGGCTTGCTATTATCGCCACTAACTATCGCTGTCGTTTCGGCGAGATTGATATTATTGCAAGCTCACCTGACTCCCTGATCTTCATCGAAGTGAAATATCGTACCGCTAATACCTTCGGACTACCTGAAGACTATCTTACCGCTGCGAAACAACGAAAATTAATTAAAGCAGCTCATCACTTTTTATGTGAAAATCGAGAATATCAGAATCAACCACTCCGATTTGACGTCATTGCGAATAAAAACAGTGAAATCATTTGGATAAAGAATGCTATTGATTGCGAGTCATCATGGATTTAGAACAGTTTATTATCGAGCAGTTTCACGAGAGTATCGCGGCAAAAATGGCCGCCTGTGAAGCCATCGCTGCACCGCTAGCCGAAGCTAGTGAGCTTCTCACCCACACCTTAGTTCACGAGGGGAGAATTCTCGCCTGTGGCTCGGCCGAGGCCGCTAGCGTTGTCCAGCAACTCACCGCAAGCCTGATGCACCGCTTAGAGCGCGAGCGCCCAGCACTACCTATTTTCTCCCTCAACCAAGACGCCACCGCGATTAGCGCAATTGCCAATGATCATGGTCTTGACGATATCTATGCGCGCCAAATCATAGGACTAGGACAAGAAGGCGATAGCCTTGTCATTATCACTCAACAGGAATTTTCTCCAGCGCTACTCACTGCTATCAATGCCGCAAAGAGTCGCGGGATGAGCATTGTAATACTGGGAGGGCCAGACTTAGATTGCTATCTTTCCGCTCTCGGCGAAGATGACATTGAGATAGCAACGCCCATCGAACCGTCCCCTCGGCTAACCGAAGTTCACCAATTGGCGGTTGCATGTTTAATTGAATTACTAGAAGCACAACTTTTTGGAGTAGATGAATGCGACGACTAGGCCGAACTTTAACAATACTTAGTTTAGTTACGCTCACTGTACTGGCAGGCTGTACTAGCATTATTACCGCAACCACTGATGGTCCCATTGAGAATGATGAGCTTGACCGGAGCTTTGGTCGATTTATCGATGACGAACAGATCGAGACAGTGGTTGCCGTTAATATTCGCCACAGTAGTGAGGCACTCGCTGACGCTAATATTTCGGTCGTCAGTTACAACGGTGTTGTCTTGCTAGTGGGGCAACTTACCACTGAGGCAGAGAGAGAACGAGTAACGCAGATAGCACGAGATGTTAAAGGGGTTCGCCAAGTACACAACCAGATCGCTATCAGCGGTGAGATTTCTGCGCTCGCAGGTGCCAATGACGCCTACCTCTCAGCCAAAGTTCGTAGTCGATTCGCCATCTCAGACTCAGACTACGATTTTTCCAATATTAAGGTAGTAACCGAAAACAGTGTTGTCTACCTGATGGGCATTGTTACTCGCTCTCAAGCTGATGTAGCTGTCGATATTGCTCGACAGACGGGGGGCGTACAGCGTATCGTAAAGGTTTTCGAATATGCAGAGGGATAATCTCATGAGCTACAACCTTAAATTGACAGGTTCTACTCTAGAGCACAGTGACTGGACGGAAGCGCTCGAGGCGTTTTCCTCCCTATTTTCAATCAGCCATTCCGACACCGAGAAACTGATGACCATCGCGCCTGTTGTCATCAAACCAGATCTCAGCAGCGAGAAGGCCCATGCACTAGCCAAGCTAGTGGAAGGCTGTGGCCTAGAGTGCTTGGTTGAATCTACCGACGTACAAGACGCATCAATGTCGGCTATCAACGATGAAGCAGATATCTCTGAGGACGAACAGGAAATTCCTGTCGCCACGCAAACACATGAAAAGAAAGGTTTGTTTGCGAAGCTAAAAGCGTTATTTAACCGCGGATAACTTCGATCTCAGTAATGCGGGGGTGGCTCATTCGTTGGCGCTGGGTCACCTTCATCTTTTCGTTTAAGCATCTCGTTGAGATATCGTAATTGCTTTTTGATAACCCGTAATTCTTCGTCCTGCCTAGTCACTACCTCGTTTAAATCAGAAAGCGCCGACTCCTGAAACGCAGTTTGGATTTGCAGCTGCTCTATCTCAGCTTCATAGTTCATCGTCTATCTCCAAAAGTGAATACAATCGTGTTACCAGCTCAACGCCGCGCTGATCTAAAAACATCGCCTGACCAAGAGACCGCGTCACATAGGCCACTGCCAGTCCATGGGTGATATCGGCAAAGGCAAAACTGCCGCCAGCGCCACTATGACCGAAGCCTCCGGACAGCGAGCCAAATTGGGTATCAATTGTACCCTGTGGGCGCATAAAGCCATAGGAAAATGCCATTGGCGTTTGCGTGGTTTGACAGATTCCCTGTGCCACCGTGGTTGCCGGTGACACGGGGTCATCTTTCTGGATACTGCGCAAAAAATCACTATACGCTGCAGCAAGACCGAATGCCGACGCTCTGCCGCTTGCCGCCGGGACCATAGCAGAGGTCCATGATGACTGGTTATGGCCTACCATTAAGGTACTCGGATTCATAAAGGCCGAGCGGGTCATCGGATCGCCGTTTGGGCCTAACTGTCGTTTTAAGGAATGCTCTCGGTATGACTTCAACGGTGCTAGATTAGGTGCCAGGGTCGCTAACTGCTCGGTCTCGCTGGGCGCGCCATAATTAATCCCCGCAACAGAATGAGTAAAACACTCGCCTGTAACCGCCTCAATTAGTTGTGAGACCAACCACCCCCAGAGAAACGGACTGTAGGCAAGTGTCTTGCCACTAAACCAGGGGGACTCGTTGAGTGTAAGTCGACAAATAGCGTCGTAGTCGTAAATGAGCTCACCATCAACCTTTTCATGGAAAGCCACGAAACCACTGCAATGTGACATCAACTGCCCAACAGAGCTCAGCGCCAATGGCTTATCTTTGGGTATCGGAAGCCACTTCCCTAAAGGATCACGGTA encodes:
- the rsmI gene encoding 16S rRNA (cytidine(1402)-2'-O)-methyltransferase; this translates as MLTQALKPTLYIVATPIGNLNDITLRAIDTLKQVEFIAAEDTRHTRRLLSQFEIETSVISFHDYSSEESARKLLERIVNGENCALVSDAGTPLISDPGYRLVSLAPEYGVTVSPIPGACALIAGLSAAGLPSDRFCFEGFLPAKPLQRQKRLASLAGEERTLVFYEAPHRIEALLADMKMEFGEQREVVLGRELTKTFETITRGTLAELVDFTAADANQRRGEFVVMVAGEQAVKLFDDKVKETFALLNEELPPKKAAKIAAQIHGVNAKDIYQWSLTKNS
- a CDS encoding penicillin-binding protein activator, whose translation is MYSSVIRSTAIVLFIGIIVGCTPTSNPVVPSVNEDTAVYDLPAALTHLAELTTSEQIEESLKLTPYITADNSQVFTPYLEQWDNTFLNNADQTRVALIRAVIANAEGRHAEAAALFNLASDRPSVQLPNVVAIDQGQRAAESFELVGQYYNAAHAVFDQCSLMISDACDQRIIQLLIEEEVQIIEEASSSDPSWRSWITLTLLLSDSRTSIDKQGEALTTFIDANPSLFFNDTPELITQLIELSLLPPPRTAVMLPLSGPLAAYGSAIQNGIILSHYNMSVAGGRVATIDFYDSNTDDFMATYLDLASRYDLIIGPLLKEKVAQIASLAEVNTPTLLLNSYDTVSDNEQLFSFSLNSAEEGAEVARMIYNNGYRQPLVLLPVGSSNDEMQQSFEATWQDQLLASGDTSSLDIATTRLTVGSQFANEIAGALHIGKSRERARAISNALQLPVEAEDRRRQDIDSIFISGSPIEARQIKPQIDFNHGNDLEVFATSRVYSGEVNQTRNRDLNGVYVSVAPWSVFHEDESNRLIFSSAEGQPALQALMALGADSMIIGTRLNYLHLVPGTRLSGYTGKLSVSSDRSISRRLSWGVYSNGNLIPIADGEK
- a CDS encoding YraN family protein, which encodes MAKNSVALGAAYEALVVRYLIANGLAIIATNYRCRFGEIDIIASSPDSLIFIEVKYRTANTFGLPEDYLTAAKQRKLIKAAHHFLCENREYQNQPLRFDVIANKNSEIIWIKNAIDCESSWI
- a CDS encoding SIS domain-containing protein; protein product: MDLEQFIIEQFHESIAAKMAACEAIAAPLAEASELLTHTLVHEGRILACGSAEAASVVQQLTASLMHRLERERPALPIFSLNQDATAISAIANDHGLDDIYARQIIGLGQEGDSLVIITQQEFSPALLTAINAAKSRGMSIVILGGPDLDCYLSALGEDDIEIATPIEPSPRLTEVHQLAVACLIELLEAQLFGVDECDD
- a CDS encoding BON domain-containing protein, translated to MRRLGRTLTILSLVTLTVLAGCTSIITATTDGPIENDELDRSFGRFIDDEQIETVVAVNIRHSSEALADANISVVSYNGVVLLVGQLTTEAERERVTQIARDVKGVRQVHNQIAISGEISALAGANDAYLSAKVRSRFAISDSDYDFSNIKVVTENSVVYLMGIVTRSQADVAVDIARQTGGVQRIVKVFEYAEG
- a CDS encoding SlyX family protein produces the protein MNYEAEIEQLQIQTAFQESALSDLNEVVTRQDEELRVIKKQLRYLNEMLKRKDEGDPAPTNEPPPHY
- a CDS encoding serine hydrolase, coding for MAITADQRSEFSSFYHSLMRQLGDEGSAFVVFQDGRCVINLVSGESSPGLAWCEDTKVICYSACKGALAMAIAKLVAKTELSYRDPLGKWLPIPKDKPLALSSVGQLMSHCSGFVAFHEKVDGELIYDYDAICRLTLNESPWFSGKTLAYSPFLWGWLVSQLIEAVTGECFTHSVAGINYGAPSETEQLATLAPNLAPLKSYREHSLKRQLGPNGDPMTRSAFMNPSTLMVGHNQSSWTSAMVPAASGRASAFGLAAAYSDFLRSIQKDDPVSPATTVAQGICQTTQTPMAFSYGFMRPQGTIDTQFGSLSGGFGHSGAGGSFAFADITHGLAVAYVTRSLGQAMFLDQRGVELVTRLYSLLEIDDEL